In Thiofilum sp., the genomic window CGCATTGCGCCATTAAACAAGCGGTCGCTGCGCAACAACTACCACCCCACCGCTATGAGCGCTATTTGAATCTATTAGCGAGTTTGTGACATGCTACGCATCTGACCCCTGCACCGCTTGCCACCAATTATAATAATCCTGCGGCGGGCGGGTTTATTGACTGGTTTAAGTTTGAATGTGATGAAAACAGTAATATTAATTCTAGGGGTACTGAGTACTTTATCCACGCCTTGGGTGCACGCGAATGTTACACCTGAACAACGCACCCTATTCCAAACCGCTTATGCAGCGGCTCAACAAGGACGCTTTGAGGAAGTTAATACCTATAGTGCTTCATTAAAAAACTATCCGTTGTTCCCTTGGCTGGAATATGAATACTTAAAACAGAACCTGAATACCGTATCGGGTGAAAGTATTCTTGCCTTTACCTCACGCTACCCTAATAGCGTAATGAGTGATGAGTTATTTGAGCGTTGGTCTAACCGCTTAGCGGCTGATGCGAACTGGACGGGTATCTTAGAATTAATCCCCAGTGATCATCCAAGTGACTCCTTGCAATGCTATCGAGCTTTAGCCTTAGGTAAAGCGGGTAATAGTGAGCAAAGCATCCAGTTAGCTACCAAGCTAATCGCCACTAAACAAGGCGGGCTACCTGCTCCTTGTACCGAGGTACTCGGCATATTGACCCAGCACAATGTGCTTTCAGACTATCAACACTGGAAACGTATTGAGCAAGCTATGGAGGAGAATCAAGTTAGTTTTGCTCAAGCGGTTGCTAAATTACTGCCCCTAGATAAACAACTTTTGGTAGAGCGTTGGGCCGAAGTGCGGCGCGATCCTGCCACCGAACTACCCAAACTATTCACTGAACCGGACTCTGCTGAATTACGCGATGTGATCGTGTATGGCATAAAACGTTTGGTGGCTAAGCAAGAAACTACCGCTCAGACTTTATGGCAACAAGCCCAAGCTAAATTTCCCTTTAATGGCGCACAGCAAGGTAAGATCCAGAGCGAGTTGGGTTTATGGGAAGCGATACGCCAAAAAAATAGCGCCCTCCTACTATTACGTGCTATTCCTGATCAATATCGTACTCAAGCAGCGAATGAATGGATGGTACGCATCGCCTTACGCCAAGAAGCTTGGGACGATGTACTCAAAGCGATTAATAGTATGGAAGCTGATATTGCCAATGAGTCTACTTGGAAGTATTGGAAAGCACGCGCCTTATATGCCTTGGGGCAAGCGGAAACTGCCAGCTCGTTATTTCACGAACTAGCGCCTAATGCTACGTTTTATGGTTTTTTAGCCGCTGATCAATTAGGTCAACACTATGCCAAACTTCAGGAGCCTCCACCTGATCGCTCGCAACGTATTAATGGAATTAAACGCCTCGCTGCATTTGCACGTTGGCAAGAATGGCTGGCGCTAGGAGAGCGTAATAAAGCCCGTCAAGAATGGTTTCGTTTACTAAAAGCGATGGATAGAGTGGGTGTGCAAGCAGCCGCTCAACTGGCTAATGAAGGGGGCGATTCTAATTTAGCTATTTGGACAGTATCGCGTACTAAAGATTGGAATGCGGTCGATGTACGTTTTCCGCTGCAATTTGAGGATTTAGTTAAAAGCTCCTCGCAAACTCAAGGTATTAATCCCGCTTGGATTTTAGGCGTGATTCGACGTGAAAGTGCATTTGATCAACAGGCTAAATCGTCTGTTAATGCACTAGGTCTGATGCAACTTATGCCCGCTACGGCTAGGCATATTGGTAAACGTTTAGGGCTAACTCTCAATGCTAATGAAGATATCCTCCACCCCGAAACCAATGTCACGCTAGGTAGTGCCTATTTAAAGGAGATGTACAAGCGTTTTGGAGGCGATTATGTGCGGGCTACCGCAGCCTATAATGCAGGCCCTGGGCGAATTCCTAAATGGAAACCCGACCGCACTTTACAAGCTGATCAATGGATTGAAAGCATACCCTTTGAAGAGACGCGCGAATACGTCCAAGCAGTAATGAGCTACACCACTATCTATGATGCCAAACTGCATCCCGGACACAGTGTGCGCTTATCACAACGCTTAAAACCGATTTCAACGGACTAATACCCTGATGCCAAGGCTACCTCACGCTCAACAAGGAATTGCATTACTAACCGCTTTGTTAGTAATGGCTATTGCGGTGATGGTAGCGGCAGCGGTGATTAGTACTCAGCATTACGATGTCAAAATTCAAACCAATATCCAGCAATTAGAACGGGCTTATCAATACACTAGCGGTATTGAACAAATGGCGGGGCTGTGGCTGCAACGCGATTTAAAACTGAATCAGACCGATAGCTTGCTAGATACTTGGGCTACCACCTTACCTGAAATGCCGATTAAAGACGGTGAAACCGTGATTGGTAGCTTTTCCGGTAAAATGGAGGATTTGCAAGGTTTATTTAATCTCAATACCTTATTAGACGATAAAGGTAATCAAACGGATTTAGGTCAAACTTTATTTGATAAGTTAATTAAGGCTCAAACCTTACCCGCGCATTTTCGCTTAAGCGTTACTGATTGGATGGATAAAGACAGTGCGACGCAGCATGCGAATAGTGCGGAGGCAGATTTTTATATGACCAGTAAGCCTGCCTATTTCGCCGCTAATCAACCGTTTGCTGATCCTAGTGAGTTATTTTTAGTGCGCCTTGATTCATTAGCGCCTGAAGAAACCCGTAAGAAACTAGATGAACTACTAAAAATCTCTAGCGCTTTACCAAGTAAAGCGTTTACCAAAATTAATATCAATACTGCACCCGAAGCATTGTTACAGATATTAGTACCCAATGATGTGCAGATGATTGTAGCGACTAGACAGAACCAACCCTATGATCAAGATGGTTTAAATAACTTTATTACAACCACTAGCTCTGATTTAAAAAAAGAGTTTCAATCTATTATACCTAATCCTAATTATAAGCCTGCTCAAGGAGATAAACCTGAAGAAGGCGAACCCTTTAATAAACTACAATGGTCAAACGTCTTTGGGGTCACTTCCAACTATTTTCGTTTACGCGGGCTTATAAAAATCGGTTCAGTCCGTCTCAATACAATATCACTACTAGAGCGCACGGAGAGCGGAGAAATTCGTATCTTAATGCGCCGATTTGAGTACACTACGGAGCAAAACCAAACGCCTAGCGAACTATCACCTTTAGACTTGAACCAGACTGCTCAATAAAACAACCATTATGACCTTACTCGTGCTGCGCCTAAGCGCCCCCAATCAACAAGATATGCCTTACGCTGTATTGAGTCGTGATGGTTTAACTGCGCCTTGGCAAACAGCGACTTGGGAAGAGCGCAGCAAAATTATTAAGCCAGCGCGTCAGATTATGGTGTTAATTCCTAGCCGTGAAGTACTGATCACTACGGTTACGCTCAAAACCCGCAATCAGCGCCAACTGGCTCAAGCCTTACCCTTTGCGCTAGAAGAACAATTAATGAATGATCCGGAGGCTCAACATTACGTCTGGCATAGTCTTAATAGCGAGGAAGGCATTCATCAGGTAGCCGTGATTGAGCATGCCCGTTTACAACAATGGTTGGATTTTTTACATCATAATGGTATTGCACCCTTCGCTATTCTACCTGATATAGCCGCTTTACCGTTCACTGAAGGCTATCAGACTGCATGGCTTAATGATCAAGGTCTATGGGTAAGGCAGAGTGCTTTGAATGGTTATTACACTTTAGCGAGTACATGGCGCTTACAAATCGCTCAGTGGCTCGCCCAAGGTACAGAAGAAAACCCCATTCACCTGCGAGTTTTGGATAACACCCCCCATCTACCCGACACTAGCCATTTAGTTATTACGTATGACACCCCAGAGCAGGCACAACACTTACAACGCCCCGATGTGCAAAGTGCATTGCCCTTGAATTTAATGAAGGGTTTTAAAACTCAAGCTCACTCACAACTCACTCATTTATGGCAACAATGGCAGGGCGCTGCTTGGACTGCGGCAGCGACCGTACTGATTGCGTTAGTATTACAAGGCTTAGAAATTCGCAAACTCCAAAACGAAACCGATAGTTTACAAGCACAAAATATTGCTCAATTTAAAAGCGTATTTCCTGAAGCGGGAGCGGTTGATCCTGCCTTGAGTCTCAATTCGCTGATCCAATCTGAACTCAAGAAGCTTCAAGGTAATAAGGCTCCTCAGCAAACACCCAGTGCTATACCGCTTTTAAAAACACTAGCACAAGTGTTGCCCCAACAACCGATTACCTTGCAAGCTATTAACTGGAATCAAAACAAACTCACTTTACGCTTTACCTCTGAATCAACCGCAGTTATTCCAGAGCTGGAAAAAGCGTTAAGCACCGCTTTAAAGCGCGAAGTCAGCATTAATTATCAACGGGATGCTAATAAAGTAGTCGGTGAATTTAGTTTAAGCACGGAGCCAGTGGGATGAAAACTTGGTGGTATACCCTCGCTCCACGTGAGCGCTTATGGGTGATAGTAGGCAGCCTATTAATACTAGCGACGGTATTGTGGTTTTACGCCATTACGCCTTTATTGAGCTATAAACATGCACTGCATGAAAGCCATACTGAGGCTTTAGCCAATCAATTACAGCTCAAGCAATTAGCGCCTATTGTGGCCGCTCAAACTCGCCCTGCCCTAGAAGAACCTGTGACCAATGAGAAACTGGCTTATTTAGTCGAACCGTTATTACAGCGCTACGAATTAGATCGCCCTGAGATTTTAGTGAGCCAAAGTGAAGTGGCGAATGGTGCTGTCAATTTGCGCCTGCAAAAAGCCCCTTTTAATCAAATTGCGGCACTCTTGGGGGCACTTGAATTGCATCATCAAGCTTATGCCGTTCAATTTAATATCACCCCCACCCCTGAAGCGGGCTTAGTTAACGCCAATATCACGTTACAACGATGAAAAAAGTAGTAGGATTTTTATTGGTAGGATTAATCAGCTATCTCATTAGCCTAGTCACTCTCGCGCCGTTAAATTTGATTTGGCCTTATTTACCAAAACCTGAAGGCTTACAAGTGGGAACCGTTGAGGGCTTAATCTGGCGTGGTGAGGCTTATAATATTCAACTGCCAATAGCCAATAGTCCGACGCTTCAACGGTTCAACTGGGAATTTCAAGCACCATTACTCTTACAAGGGCAAGTAGCACTTAAATGGGATACACAAGTTTTAGGGGGTACAGCCAGTGGGATTTGCGGTCTCAATTGGCGCACCCAAGTGCACTGTCAAACCCTAGAGTGGGATTTGCCTGCTAATGTGGTGAAACAATTAGCTCCAGACTATGCCTTTCTTATTCCCGATCTTGCGGGGCAACTGCGCGGTAATGCCTTTGACTTAATTTGGGGACGGCAAGGATTACCACAATTTACCGGACAACTCGCTTGGGATAATCCAGAAACGTTGACGGGTATACCGATGAACTTGGGTAAAGCCTTTAAAGTGGCACTTAGTGGTGATGACGCTGGGATTAAAGGATTTGCCACCTCTGAGCAAACGCCTATTGATATTACGGGCAGCCAAATTAATTTAGCCCCCACGGGACACTATCAATTAGAAACGCTAATTCGTGCTACTCCTGAAACCCCAGACCCTCTACGCCAAGGCTTAGATATGATGTTTGGTATGGCACAGGCAGATGGAACTTACCGTCAACTATTAGAGGGTGACGTAATATTGCCTCCTGCATTACAAAACACACCTTAAAATTAAATTAAAACAGCACATATTAATTTTAGACTCTATAATTAGAATAGCTTGATGAATCTATAAGCTAATTACTTTATTCTGGTGTCATCAGGGCATTAGATACTGAATATGTTACACAGTATTTAACCATAGTATTAGAGTATCGTTTAGTTCTAGTGCATATCGTGGCATACTGAGTCACTCCTTGAATTTCTAAGGAGTATGTAGGCTAAACCTGATCGTTTAGCCAACGCTTTTAGTCTAATGCTCAAGAGTGTTTAAACCCCCTCCGTTAGTTACTAAAAGTCTATTTCTACCCATCTATTACTAACAACCTAGTGAACGATTAGTGTATGAGTCAATTTGACGATTTATTCTGGTTAATAGAAGTGGCCGATGCAGGCACACTTACAGCCGCCGCCGAAAAAAAAGGCGTCACCGTCGCAGCGGTTAGTAAACGTATCCGCGCCGTGGAGGAGCGTTTAGGAGTTCGTTTATTAAATCGCAATACCCGTCATTTAAGTTTAACTGAAGCTGGTAATATTTATTATCAGCGGGGCAAACACATTTTAGATGAACTTTACCATCTTGAAGAAAATGTGATTTCCACCAGTGAGCGCTTATTAGGTGATATACGTATTAATGCGCCCTTGTCTTTTAGTATTAATAAACTTTCTAAGTTATTAGTACAATTCCAACAAGAGCACTCTAGTATTAATATTTCCTTACATTTAGATGATCATTTTATCGATGTGCATAATAGTGAATACGATCTTATTATTCGCATTGGTAAATTACCGGATTCTTCTATTGTCGCTCAACGTCTAGCCAGTGTTAAATTAGTGTGTTGTGCAACCCCACAATATCTAGCGAAACACGGCACACCGCAAACTCCTAATGAGCTAAGTCAGCATAATTGTCTAGAGTATAATCAAATTAATCGTAAAGATCGTTGGTTATTCAAAAAAGACAAAACGGAGTATGAAATACTCCCGCGTGGACAGTTTAAGGTGAATAATGGTGATATGATTCTCACAGCTATTTTAGAGCATCATGGGATTGGTATATTACCTGACTTTCTTGCTGAGGAAGCGTTACAATCGGGTGCTATTGTACCGGTTTTAGCCGACTATGAAATGGAAGAGCTAAATGCTTATGCTATTTATGCCAGCCGTAATTTCTTACCTGCTAAAATCAAACGCTTAATCGAGTTTCTCCGTGACGAACTATCAGAAGGAGAAAACCACGAACCGATTGAATAAATAACCTAAGGAGTTTGTTATGTCTGGTCTTAATCCTTTTGAATCTGTGATTCGCGGTCTTTCAAGCGCTTTGCCTGAACCCTTAAAGGCGATGCAACAGGAGTTTGAGAACACAGCTAAGCAGGCTCTAGAAGGTGCATTACATAAAATGAATCTAGTCACTCGTGAAGAGTTTGACGTTCAAATGGCAGTATTACAAAAGACTCGCGCAAAATTAGAAGCGCTCGAACAGCAAGTAGCCGAGTTAGAGCAACATTTAGTGGCAAAAAATGTTACTCATCCCACTCCTACTAGCAATACTTCCAACGCATCCCCTACTTAAGGGGTATCGGAATCCTCAGGTGTAACTTGGCTCTTTGGAGTGGAGTTTACACCTGAGTTTTGAGGGTTTAGCTCTCGTTTGATTCCTTCAGTAAGCTGATTTAAGCTCCCACCTTTCAGTCCTACCTCATTCAATAAGCTTTCTACTAAAGGTAATTGCGCTCGATAGCGCAAGGCACTATCCACCACTTGATCAGAGAGACTGCTAGAGGCAGCACTAGCAGACACCTGCCCACCGCTCCCACCTGCTAGTTGATTCAAACCATCAAGATGCATAATTTTAATGCCTTCAATATTCTCTAAAGGACGTACACTTTCACGCACAATATTCGGTAACTGCTTAACAATTTCTAATTTGACCTGCATAGAAATCTGTTCATTCGAGAGTAAATTAGCTGCCTCATTTAAAGCGCGTTTACCCGCAGCTTCAATCTCATAACGAATTTTAGCCGCATTCGCTGCCAACTCTTCTGATAAGGCATTAGCTTGAGCAATAATACGTTGGCGATCCGCTTCTTTTTCAGCACTAATAATTTCAACAATCCGATTGCGCTCCGCCTCAGCCTTTTCACGAGCAGTACTAATTTCCTCCGTCACGGCGGCGGCCTCGGCTTTGACTCGATCCGCTTCTATCCAAGCCTCAGCAATACTTTTTTCTAATTGAGCTTGGGTAATCTCCATATCACGCCGCGCCATTTCAATCATCGTGGTTTTAGCAAAGGTAATTTCTTCAATCTCGCGTGTTATTTTAGCTTCTTGCTCGGCTTTTTCTTTCTCACGTTCTTTTTGAGCAAAAAATTCCTGCATATCTAATTCGAGTTTTTTCTTTTCACTTTCTAAGTCTTTTTTCTGAATTTCGACCTCTTTTTCACGCAAAATAAAATTACGCCGTTTTTCATTTTCTGAAGTAATCTGATCGAGTAGTGTTAAGCCTTGAGCGTCAAATGCATTAGTAGGATCTAAATATTCCCGTGCGGTTTGATCTAAACGGACTAAAGAAACTGACTCTAGCTCTAAACCATTTTTTTGAAACTCTTGATTCACCGCTTGCTCTACATTGCGTTCAAAATCTTTACGCTTTAAATGTAGTTCCTGCATTTCCATATTCGAGGCGACTGAACGCAATGCCGCCACGCACTGTTCTTCAACCAATTTCTGTACTTTTTCGGGCGACATAGTCATAGAGCCTAAGGTACGAGCAGCATTAGAAATGGCTTCTGGATTCGGCGGTACACGTAAACGGAATTCAGCACTCACATCAACCCGCAAAGGATCTTTAGTAATCAAAGCTGCTTTATTCGAGCGCTCTACCTTAACCGCAATAGTTTGCATATTAATCGGGGTGGCTTCATGAATCACCGGTAAGACAAACGCCCCGCCATTTAATACAATCTTTTCCCCACCAAACCCCGTGCGTACAAAGGATAGATCTTTACTGGTACGCTTATAAAACGCTGCCATCGATGCTATTACGACTAGGACTACCATTAATACAATGATAAAAAATAAGGTCAGACTATCCATGAATACTTTCCAGCCACTATTTCGGGTTAACCACATGCACGAGTGACCGTCATTGGATATTTCTGGAGCAGTCTTGGCGGCAGGGATGCCGCCTTGAAGCGCACAGGGATGTATTCACAGCAACTGCGGAAGCAATATGCAATGACGGTTACGGATTCATACTGCTACTTTAACTGGAAAAATAATCCGGTTCATTACCTGCTTTCCATTTAATATTGCAACCTAATGAAGCTTTTTGCTCCTCGGCTATAGGTAGATGCTCTACTACCGCTGCTAAGGCTTGACGCAAATCAGCTCCCGTCACAGGTTCATCATTACGCGGACGCGCATTATCAAATTGCCCGCGATACACCAACTTATGATCGGCATCAAATAGGAAAAAGTCAGGCGTACACGCTGCTTGATAGGCTTTGGCCACTGCTTGCGACTCATCATATAAATACGGAAAGGTATAACCCGCCCGCTCTACTTCAAGCTGCATATTTTCAGGTGAATCATCAGGATAATGCTCTGCATCATTGGCATTAATCCCTACTACCCCCACACCTTGCGCTTGAAACTCGCTAGTTAATTGTGCGAGTTGAGCGCGAATATGAATCACATACGGGCAGTGATTACAGATAAACATCACTAATAAAGGTTTAGCCTTAAAATCATCTCGTCTGATCACCTTACCCGTTAAGGGTTCTAACAGGGCAAAATCGGGGGCTTGCGTGCCTAGGGCTAACATAGTCGAGGGGGTACGCGCCATCGTTTAACTCCATATGAATACTATAATAGAGCCGATGCTATAGCGTTAAAGGCGGGATAGGAAGTTTGCTATACAAAGTGGGTGAATCATCCACCCACTTTAAGAGAGAGTAAGGGTGCAGGCTTATGCTCTTAGCGCATATTCCCGTGGGTCATCACTATAACCATTAGGAACACACTTAACAGCAATCGCTACCGCATCATGTGCGTGCAGGCTTTCCATATGATTGACCCGTATCCAAAAATCTACCACGGACACCGTATCTTGCAGCGTTGCTTTTAAGCGGCGTGCAGCATCTTCACAGAACATTAGATTAGACGCATTGAGACGGGCAAACTCTTGTTCATCCGCACGTTTCACAGCCGCTTGTACAGGCGTTTGTAAAGCGGCTTCTAATTGATCAATTAAAGCGCTAATCGGTAATTGCTCAGTATTAGGCGCAAGACGCACTTTGACTTGTGCCACGCTACGTTGACTATGAGGAGTAGCGCGAATGCCTTGTACAGTGCCTAACCAATCATGTACTTGGCGCGTACTGACTGACTCCACCGCACCAAACTGCTCTTGAAATCCCTCTTGAATCAATTGACGAGCCAAGGCGGCTGAACACGGGCAAGTAGACGAATACGGTACATCCACCGCTAGCTCTAGCTCAAACTGTCCTTGACGTAAGGAGGCAATAATACGTACTGGATAATTTTTCCAGCCGCGATTGTCGGTCACTAATGAGCGGCGCTTTTCATAATAGTCAAAGCGACACTCTAAATAAGCCGCATCACTTAAACCCTCGTGCGACTCTACAAACTGCTGCACGACACGCTTTAATACTGCGGGGGTCACTTCTGCCATACCCAACTGATTATCGAGGGCTAGGTACAGGCGTGACATATGAATCCCTTTACTCAAAGGGTCAATTAAATTCACATAGGCTTGCACCCGCGCTAGGGTTTGAATGGCGGCTTGTGTTGGGGTAGGTACATAAACGGGTACTTCGATTTCACTCATTCCTACCCAATTGAGAGTCCCTTGTGGCCCTACATTGGGTTGCTTGGCAACATCCGGCAACGCGGACACTGCACAGGGCAACGCTTGGCAGGCATTTGGTGAGCTCATTGCATACTCCTAAAATCTAATATGAGTCTGATATGGGGTCAACGCTATCAGAACCCAAGCCTCATGACCAATATACCCCCCAGAAGGCGCGATTTTAGGTTAAAGAACTAGCGCTCTTTGGTCACTGCTGCACGCGGTCGCCCCACAGGACGTAGGCGTTTAAAATCTTCATCACTTAATTCATAAGTATCAGGGTCTTGAGCAATACCCGCTCGAATCCGTGCATCTTCTTCGTCTGTGGGTAACTCAAATACCCGACCTGTTTTAGATTTGACTAACATACTTAATAACCTCATGGAATAAACTCACTCCGCATTTCCCCCCCCTCCCTAGCCCTCCCCCCGCAGGGGCTGGAGGGAACATGGAGCATGGGTAATATATTAATATTATTAGTTTTTCTATACTGCTTTATTAATTCAAGGCACTATTCTTTATCTAATCTTATCCCCTCCACCCCTTGCGGCATAAGTATCTACACAAGTTGAAGTGATGATGAGAAGATAACGGTATGGATATAAAAAAAGTTAGCGGGTGTGGATGCCCGCCTGAGTTTGCGTTATGAACGCATGGTTCAGAGTTACATGAAGGTCAGTGAGCCGCTGAGTGCAGGTATGAAAGCCTTGAACGATGGGGTGAGCAGTTTTGCCCACACACAAGCGGCGTGGCGTTTTTATGCGAATCCGATGGTGAGTTTGTCAGTGCTGCAAGCGCCGTTAACGGCAGCGGCTCATGAGGGCATTACGGAGCGCTGTGGTTCGTATGCGTTGTGTATCCACGATTGGTCGCGGTTAGCGTATCG contains:
- a CDS encoding transglycosylase SLT domain-containing protein encodes the protein MKTVILILGVLSTLSTPWVHANVTPEQRTLFQTAYAAAQQGRFEEVNTYSASLKNYPLFPWLEYEYLKQNLNTVSGESILAFTSRYPNSVMSDELFERWSNRLAADANWTGILELIPSDHPSDSLQCYRALALGKAGNSEQSIQLATKLIATKQGGLPAPCTEVLGILTQHNVLSDYQHWKRIEQAMEENQVSFAQAVAKLLPLDKQLLVERWAEVRRDPATELPKLFTEPDSAELRDVIVYGIKRLVAKQETTAQTLWQQAQAKFPFNGAQQGKIQSELGLWEAIRQKNSALLLLRAIPDQYRTQAANEWMVRIALRQEAWDDVLKAINSMEADIANESTWKYWKARALYALGQAETASSLFHELAPNATFYGFLAADQLGQHYAKLQEPPPDRSQRINGIKRLAAFARWQEWLALGERNKARQEWFRLLKAMDRVGVQAAAQLANEGGDSNLAIWTVSRTKDWNAVDVRFPLQFEDLVKSSSQTQGINPAWILGVIRRESAFDQQAKSSVNALGLMQLMPATARHIGKRLGLTLNANEDILHPETNVTLGSAYLKEMYKRFGGDYVRATAAYNAGPGRIPKWKPDRTLQADQWIESIPFEETREYVQAVMSYTTIYDAKLHPGHSVRLSQRLKPISTD
- the gspK gene encoding type II secretion system minor pseudopilin GspK yields the protein MPRLPHAQQGIALLTALLVMAIAVMVAAAVISTQHYDVKIQTNIQQLERAYQYTSGIEQMAGLWLQRDLKLNQTDSLLDTWATTLPEMPIKDGETVIGSFSGKMEDLQGLFNLNTLLDDKGNQTDLGQTLFDKLIKAQTLPAHFRLSVTDWMDKDSATQHANSAEADFYMTSKPAYFAANQPFADPSELFLVRLDSLAPEETRKKLDELLKISSALPSKAFTKININTAPEALLQILVPNDVQMIVATRQNQPYDQDGLNNFITTTSSDLKKEFQSIIPNPNYKPAQGDKPEEGEPFNKLQWSNVFGVTSNYFRLRGLIKIGSVRLNTISLLERTESGEIRILMRRFEYTTEQNQTPSELSPLDLNQTAQ
- the gspL gene encoding type II secretion system protein GspL: MTLLVLRLSAPNQQDMPYAVLSRDGLTAPWQTATWEERSKIIKPARQIMVLIPSREVLITTVTLKTRNQRQLAQALPFALEEQLMNDPEAQHYVWHSLNSEEGIHQVAVIEHARLQQWLDFLHHNGIAPFAILPDIAALPFTEGYQTAWLNDQGLWVRQSALNGYYTLASTWRLQIAQWLAQGTEENPIHLRVLDNTPHLPDTSHLVITYDTPEQAQHLQRPDVQSALPLNLMKGFKTQAHSQLTHLWQQWQGAAWTAAATVLIALVLQGLEIRKLQNETDSLQAQNIAQFKSVFPEAGAVDPALSLNSLIQSELKKLQGNKAPQQTPSAIPLLKTLAQVLPQQPITLQAINWNQNKLTLRFTSESTAVIPELEKALSTALKREVSINYQRDANKVVGEFSLSTEPVG
- the gspM gene encoding type II secretion system protein GspM — its product is MKTWWYTLAPRERLWVIVGSLLILATVLWFYAITPLLSYKHALHESHTEALANQLQLKQLAPIVAAQTRPALEEPVTNEKLAYLVEPLLQRYELDRPEILVSQSEVANGAVNLRLQKAPFNQIAALLGALELHHQAYAVQFNITPTPEAGLVNANITLQR
- the gspN gene encoding type II secretion system protein N, yielding MKKVVGFLLVGLISYLISLVTLAPLNLIWPYLPKPEGLQVGTVEGLIWRGEAYNIQLPIANSPTLQRFNWEFQAPLLLQGQVALKWDTQVLGGTASGICGLNWRTQVHCQTLEWDLPANVVKQLAPDYAFLIPDLAGQLRGNAFDLIWGRQGLPQFTGQLAWDNPETLTGIPMNLGKAFKVALSGDDAGIKGFATSEQTPIDITGSQINLAPTGHYQLETLIRATPETPDPLRQGLDMMFGMAQADGTYRQLLEGDVILPPALQNTP
- a CDS encoding LysR family transcriptional regulator, encoding MSQFDDLFWLIEVADAGTLTAAAEKKGVTVAAVSKRIRAVEERLGVRLLNRNTRHLSLTEAGNIYYQRGKHILDELYHLEENVISTSERLLGDIRINAPLSFSINKLSKLLVQFQQEHSSINISLHLDDHFIDVHNSEYDLIIRIGKLPDSSIVAQRLASVKLVCCATPQYLAKHGTPQTPNELSQHNCLEYNQINRKDRWLFKKDKTEYEILPRGQFKVNNGDMILTAILEHHGIGILPDFLAEEALQSGAIVPVLADYEMEELNAYAIYASRNFLPAKIKRLIEFLRDELSEGENHEPIE
- a CDS encoding accessory factor UbiK family protein, which gives rise to MSGLNPFESVIRGLSSALPEPLKAMQQEFENTAKQALEGALHKMNLVTREEFDVQMAVLQKTRAKLEALEQQVAELEQHLVAKNVTHPTPTSNTSNASPT
- a CDS encoding flotillin domain-containing protein, giving the protein MWLTRNSGWKVFMDSLTLFFIIVLMVVLVVIASMAAFYKRTSKDLSFVRTGFGGEKIVLNGGAFVLPVIHEATPINMQTIAVKVERSNKAALITKDPLRVDVSAEFRLRVPPNPEAISNAARTLGSMTMSPEKVQKLVEEQCVAALRSVASNMEMQELHLKRKDFERNVEQAVNQEFQKNGLELESVSLVRLDQTAREYLDPTNAFDAQGLTLLDQITSENEKRRNFILREKEVEIQKKDLESEKKKLELDMQEFFAQKEREKEKAEQEAKITREIEEITFAKTTMIEMARRDMEITQAQLEKSIAEAWIEADRVKAEAAAVTEEISTAREKAEAERNRIVEIISAEKEADRQRIIAQANALSEELAANAAKIRYEIEAAGKRALNEAANLLSNEQISMQVKLEIVKQLPNIVRESVRPLENIEGIKIMHLDGLNQLAGGSGGQVSASAASSSLSDQVVDSALRYRAQLPLVESLLNEVGLKGGSLNQLTEGIKRELNPQNSGVNSTPKSQVTPEDSDTP
- a CDS encoding thioredoxin family protein, with the translated sequence MARTPSTMLALGTQAPDFALLEPLTGKVIRRDDFKAKPLLVMFICNHCPYVIHIRAQLAQLTSEFQAQGVGVVGINANDAEHYPDDSPENMQLEVERAGYTFPYLYDESQAVAKAYQAACTPDFFLFDADHKLVYRGQFDNARPRNDEPVTGADLRQALAAVVEHLPIAEEQKASLGCNIKWKAGNEPDYFSS
- the folE2 gene encoding GTP cyclohydrolase FolE2; this translates as MSSPNACQALPCAVSALPDVAKQPNVGPQGTLNWVGMSEIEVPVYVPTPTQAAIQTLARVQAYVNLIDPLSKGIHMSRLYLALDNQLGMAEVTPAVLKRVVQQFVESHEGLSDAAYLECRFDYYEKRRSLVTDNRGWKNYPVRIIASLRQGQFELELAVDVPYSSTCPCSAALARQLIQEGFQEQFGAVESVSTRQVHDWLGTVQGIRATPHSQRSVAQVKVRLAPNTEQLPISALIDQLEAALQTPVQAAVKRADEQEFARLNASNLMFCEDAARRLKATLQDTVSVVDFWIRVNHMESLHAHDAVAIAVKCVPNGYSDDPREYALRA